A window of Magallana gigas chromosome 8, xbMagGiga1.1, whole genome shotgun sequence genomic DNA:
tattgatatttaaaatatgactaaatatgaaatatataacagatatatgaAAGTGACCCTATTAAGGCAATCAGCagttgtttggggttttttataTTACCCCGGTAAAAGAGCAAATGATAAAATcaaacatgtacaatgtatctcATTAAGCATATTGTACATAAATagacttaaaaaatacaaaacatcatCAGACATACTTTTATAGAAAAACAATGTCAAATGTACAGGAAATCTACAAGTACATACCAGTACATTCACTTATAAACAAAGGGGAAATAAATAGACAATAAATGCAGCAAACCCTGACCAAAGACAGAAAGATACACGAGTATTATCATTATTCCTTTTCCAGCTTGATATTGTCTGATTTGTTTAAATACAGAGCTCTTGTCTTTCTTATTGAAGATAATGGGCTTAGGATCTATCTTGACCATTGATGAAAAGTAATTCATGGATAGTTGAATGAAGCAATCACAATTTAGAACAATTAACATCTTTATCAGTATCAGTTAGTAAGTTGCTCTCAAAATAATCGACACTACATTTATCCTAGACAAGACTGCTCATTAAGAATGTTTTCCCCACATTTAGACTCGATACATATTTTCTATGTAGCGTTGATTTTTAATGGATAGATCAATACTTTTTAAGGAGAAAAAAAAGACACATAACAGCAGATAGTTGAACCTCTTTCCTCAGAATGCTCCTATATGATGGTAGCCACCCTGCCGATCTCATCAATGTATATAGGTCGGGTCATGTATCCCACCTGCCCTTTGATGGACTCTGGCAAGCGATCAATAAAATCCTGAAAATCGGTTTTCGTATCGTGAAGCACATCCTCCACATTTTTCTTTGCCTTTTCTACACAGATGATCTGAAGATTTAATTTGTCTATGATATCCAGTTTCCCTTTGATTTCCTCTTTTAATCTGGCATTGATCTGCTCATATTCTTTCTTTAGTTTCTCCAGTTGTTCTGCTGCAATCTTTTTCTGCGCTACCTCCATTTCAGCCACCGCCTTTTCTCTCTCTTTATTCTTCCTCTCTTCCAGTTCTTTCAGAgctttctttttctcttctgCTGCAACCTGGAttgctttttcaaatttttcttgtGCAGCCctagtaaataaatcaaaatgaaatgtcAATTAGCCTTGCCCCTTTTTTTCCAGTtaactactgtagattccttatctATGTGATTCAATGGTTCtgcatcaaattgcgagaatatactgtaatttttgcccttctacacttgcaaacattttcgccccgtcttgaattcgactagacaaagttgtgtttaaaaaaaaattaattgaagacatcagaattcgcccagtcttaaattcgtccgttaacaacgagggcgaaaggggcaaaaataaatcgggggcgaatatttccctttaAACAGTAATATCGCGAATGCCGATTTTTCATCATTATTCCAAATAATTTAGATCTGTGCGAAAAATTGAAGCGAGATTTTAATATCTGCGAGATGTGTTTCTTGCGAATTTACACGTTTCTTCATTAATGAGCATTAATTACCAGTAATTAAAACAGTCAAACTACAAATACGTTAGGATTTAATAAGTATCTATCAACCCAACTGATGtcaccttttaaaaaatattatctgtCCTGTCCTGACTCTGGAAAGTGTTGAAACTTAGAGTaggttattaaaaaataatttaattctggttatAGCgtggcatttgattggatagaaaaatttagttaaatttgcataacctggtttgcacgtcaaaAGGCAcatcacaatgcaccaacgccAAAAATgtactaatccgcttgacgttaagtttgaattttgaacagattaatatcatttctaaaagtaaaacggactcaatttgtacatttaaattataaggaatgaactcaatatctacctaagttatacgagtataacctgggttggggcaatttacgttTTTTACAATCTGCTTcccggattataaagcgtaaattgccccaacccaggttatactcgtataacttgggtagacattgagttcatttcttaaataatttaacTCTGGTTTTAAcacggcatttgattggatagaaaattttatttaaatttgtataacctggttttaAAAGGTGTAACCCCTTTAacctttcaaaataaaattaaatcttatTCTTATTCTTTTGATAATATCAGAATGGTACTTTAAATTATGAGAGGAGACGACACACGTAGATATGAAAAAGTGGCCTGGTCATTATAGGTCAATTTAAGATTTACAGAGAATGTTAACCATTCCATACTTGGCCACTTTGACAGCCTCTGCAGCAGCAATCTTTCTCTCTTCATCGCGGGCTTTTTCCACTGCCTCCACTAGCTCTTGATGAGCCTGGACCTCTGTTTTCCTCACTGCTTCTTTTAAGCGTTCTTCAGCTTCCGCTCGTTCCTGCTTGACTTGCTCAATAGCCAACTTTTGCATAGCCATCTCAACTTTGAGAGCCTCTTCCTACAAGGCATGAAAAATCAGTTACTTttactttggaaaaaaaagttaGTGGTTTCTAATGTTTATGtctcattttcaatatattttgaataatgtaaataaagagTTCAACAACAATGTTGacgattttcaaaaatattaaaactttttaaaacttccAGCA
This region includes:
- the LOC105328505 gene encoding uncharacterized protein C6orf163 homolog, which codes for MADPVSLSLPALSSSGVVRYKGIPRRYEETRPVFIQGHAHRKILGIGRDLEKRVQEKYDEEKQRAIREAEQAVWAQAEQMKAAAVLKSRDESSIEMERTIKKINRQHEKALKEEALKVEMAMQKLAIEQVKQERAEAEERLKEAVRKTEVQAHQELVEAVEKARDEERKIAAAEAVKVAKAAQEKFEKAIQVAAEEKKKALKELEERKNKEREKAVAEMEVAQKKIAAEQLEKLKKEYEQINARLKEEIKGKLDIIDKLNLQIICVEKAKKNVEDVLHDTKTDFQDFIDRLPESIKGQVGYMTRPIYIDEIGRVATII